The sequence below is a genomic window from Oreochromis niloticus isolate F11D_XX linkage group LG3, O_niloticus_UMD_NMBU, whole genome shotgun sequence.
GTGTCCTTTCCACTCACCTCTTCAGagtaggcttttttttttctgtacctTAACTTCAGCATATGTAATAAAACAATGCAAACTTTACGTTTTCATTAAGAACACCTAAGTGCATAAAGTTGGGCTGAAATTTAGGAAACTTCAAAATTcacgtgatttttttttccccagtattTTTGAGGCCTTATACCTTCATAAGTACACATGATGTCTGGCTGAAATCTCCAgggttaaaaacacatttaggcTGTTTTAAAAAACTGCAACCAAATCAATTTCACGCGCACCCCAAGTGTCACAGTCTGTAATGGTTTCAGGCTTCCTTGGAGTATCTATTTTGGTTTCAAAACCTTGCCCTGCTGACGTTGGCATTgacgtttaaaaaaaacaaaacaaatgcgTTTCTACAGATGTGTAAGTTCAGATGAGTCAAAGAATTGCCAGTGGGTCAGGATTTCATCACTGACAGTGGGTTACAAACTGGCTTTGGCTTCAAGCCTTTTTAATATGAAAGGAATTTTCCAATTCCATCACGTGAGCTGCTGTCATGACTGACTTCTACAGTAAGTTGTCTTGCGGAACACATTTCTCATGAAAACTGTACCGGGATCTAAATCAATGTTGTTTTGAGTTGGATGTCAACTCTTTATTTTATTCCTATAGCACTGTAGATAAGGCTTGAGTCATCCTtcatttctatatatttttcttCCAATGAGTCaggctttcttttaattttaaagtcaGTCAGATGCTTCCCATTTGGTAAGCATTCCCACTTCATgggaatgctttttttttttttacagcgttAAAATGATCTCAAGCACGCTGCCAATGCAGCAAAAATATATCTAGAAAGTGGTCAtagcaaatattgactttcaagcttgttagaatcaTACAAACTGTTTTGGTCTTCTATACTGTGTTTTCACAAATGTCTGCACATTTGCCACttttctagcaaaatataaagaaatgaaggctGGCTCAGCACTTTTGCACAGAACTGTATCTGGATTCACTTTATAGCGTTAGCTGAGCAGCACATGCACTTAATGCTGAGTTGGGAAAACTCTGCATTAATGGCACTGTGACTATCAAAACATCAGCAAAAGATCAAAGTTAGACGTGAGCCTTCAGTCAAATGTACCACCACCAGTGCTACTTCTCAGCCTCCTAGCACATGCACCTGTGTTATACATTTGACAATCCTAGGTGATGTTCAGAGAAACTTGACCTCCAaccttgaccttgaggtcaCGTTGTCATATTCACATACTTTGGTGTTCATGCCGTCGGCCTATCACAGCTGAGAGCTAACAAGGAGACGTCCCATGTGTTATAACTTGTTTAGAGCAGCCAACTATCAAggagttttcttatttattacattaaatTATGTAGTTTGTTAAACTACATTACTGGTCAAAGTTGGTTAGAGACAAAAAGTATAGGGAAAGCAACTTGGAGTTTAGTATCTTCTCCAAGGATAATTTTGCATGCAAACCAGAGCATCAAGGAATTGAACTGCCAACcttctacctcctgagctacaccTACACCATTGTGACAGTTGGAGGCCGTGTAAAAATGATTTGGCTGGTTTGAATATTTCCAGTATTTATAAAGATATCAGGGATGATCCATCTCTATGCCGTTCAGAAAAGTGACTCAGAAAACAAAGTATGAAGGTAAAGTTTGCATGGCTGTTGGATGTTAAAAGATCCAAGTGATCCAGAGAGATTGCTGAATTGTTCAGTAGATTTTGTCTATAGTTGATCAGTAGTTGTTGTTACCTGGCTGTGAGCAGGATCCTCTTGGCTTGGTCCAcagtgatgtcactgatgtaATCCTCGTGGTGTTTCAGGTCCATGATGGCAGTCCCCTTCCTCATATCCCACACCTTCAGAGAGGAAACAAACCACAGGAAGGTAAgcctgcattaaaaaaacaaactcgcTCAAAAGGTTCTGAAATTGTTCCAAAGACCAGAAGAAACAGGACGATTTCATCAATGTCATCAGTCAATACAGCAGAGCAGTGCTCTAGAATCTAGTGGTGGCGTGCTTAACATCACTGCAATGCTTTGTATTGTTGATGTAAGGCTTAGACACAGCTGCTCGATCATGAAAATTaattccatgaagctctctacacACTCTTCTTGAGCTAATATGAAGGTCACGTGATGCTTGGAGGTCTGGAGTgactgactctgcagaaagCTGGCCACCTCTGCACACTATGTGCCTCAACATCTGCTGACCCCACTCTGTCATTTCACACAACCTAAcacttcatggctgagttgctgtcattCCTAATCACCTCCACTTGTGTTGAAATACCAcaaacagctgactgtggaatatttagtgtTGAGGAAATTTTACAACTGGACCTGCTGAACAGGTGGCATCTTATGACGGTACAACGCTGGAATTCACGGAGTTCCTGAgagcgacccattctttcacaaatgtttgtggaagcagtctgcatgcctcagtgcttgattttatacatctGTGGCCGTGGAAGTGAATCGAACACCTGAATTTAATGTTTTGGATGGGTGAATACATTTAGCAATACAGTGTTTTCtcctgaaaaaaaaactaaccacAACAAAGAGCGGGGactcctgggggaaaaaaagttccagcattttatttgtttccatCATGGCTGGCACAGCATATGAAACATCTGGACATCACTAACACATGATGCACCAGCATAAGCATAAATGGCAGACGTTGTTGCCATTGCTGGCTTATACTACAACTGTAACGTCTGCTTACAGGTTgtagtaaatggactggttcttatacagtgcttttctactctgagcacttaaagcactttacacaacttaccgcattcacccattcacacaagcacttttatGGTAATGTATAACAATGTGTTAGATAGataagtgctttctatccagcattctcacacattcatacttTGATGAATGCAGAAAGCAATTCAAGGTTAATGCCAAGGATATGTGCAATGCAGACCGACGCAGACAGGGATTAAACCACCAACCATCCAATTAGTTGgcgacctgctctaccacctgagctacagccacctctACTTAGGTAGACTCCCTGCAAAAGTCTAAATCGACTCCTGAGAGGCGCACGTAAACGAGGCCATATTTGACCTGTTTTGGCTTCCAGTAAGTTTTTGATTTAATttgaaaatgtctgtttttaagTCACCAAATGCAGTAGCACCCTCTTTCTCAACTTATAACTAAGCATGCTGCAAACAGATCTTTAAGCTGACCTGATGCTTCTGGTTGTTCCAAGAACTCATGAGACAGAGGCTTTGCTTTAGTTGCTTCTAAACTTCGGAACAAGTCCGCCTCTTCAAATTTTGACCCCTGCAACACTCAACATCTTTAGTCCCCAATGTTTAAATTTTGAATTTTTGTGTATTAATGACTGAATCTGGCACAAAAACATCTCTTAAATCTCTTTCTGATAACTGGGTGTGTTCTTAAAACACAGATTCAAATTCGGATTAAAGATGGTCAGACCTTTAAGGTGCCTCCATCGTCTCCGGTCGCCACGACGTTCTCGTCTACAAGCAGCAAGCTGTTGATTGGAGCCCCGTGGGCCCCCCGGATCCGTGTTACCAGCTGCCCCCGCTCCACGTCCAGCTGGTGCACGGCCTTGTCCCGGGACACGCTGTACAGCTTCTCTCCGTCCGCCGTGAAGCGCACCTGGCGGCAGGACTTCAGGTGGTGCCCGGAGGACCACAGCTCCCGGTTCTCGCCCTCCGTGCACGAGTACGAGAAAGCGTACACGTCCCCGTCCACGTCCCCGCAGGCCAGCACGTCCCTGGTCGGGTGCAGAGCAACCGTGTTGGCGATCGCTTCCAGCCGGAGGTCCATGGGGGTATCTCGGATTCTCGGTCCTTGCGGCTCGCCCGCATCCTCGTCTTCGTCCTCATCAGGGTCCGGATCTGGCTCTGAGCCGGCCGGCTCAGAATCAGACGTTTCGGGGTCTTGGGTAGTTTCTGGAGCTTCTTTTTGTTCAGTTTCTGAACTTTCTGTCGCTACTTCAACGTGTTCTGTGGTAGCTGCCATGTTGTTttgcctttcttcttcttccacgTTGAATTAAAGAAGCGATGCAGGTGAAATCAGTCTCATACCGCCCCCAAGCTGTAGTCAAATAAACCACACATATGCAGAAGAACACTCGGCAGGTCAAGAGGTAAAAATAAACATGCTGAAGCTTACTCGCTTATATTGTGTGTTCTGAGGACAATATTTGTGCAAACTCTTTAATATAATAAAGAGTTTGCACAAATATTGTGTTCATTTTAAAAGAACTAAAttataacaaaaataataaacttaATGAAATCTAATTTAATTTGATAAACTGCCCtaaaaattgaataaaaataaatatgtaaataaaaaaatttaaccAGCCAATCCAGCGGTGATCCGGAAACGACGTACTGACGCTAAAGATGGCGTCAGATTCAAACGGCTTTGGGGTTAGTGCGACAGTAAGTGTTAATAACAGCGTTTTAAACGTTTTCTTTCTAAATTCGTGTTTGGATAAGATGACACTGAGCTTCGCATACTGATTAAAGTCGGTTGTGAAGCTAAAATACAGCTCCAATGTTGGTAATTTTAAGTACGCGTCTTTTTTCGGGATTGTCTATCGAACGAGAACAAAGCTTCATTCACAAATAATGGAGTTTGTCGGTGACTCGATGGCTGGCAAGTGTCAGAGAAGTAAGTGAAAAGTTAACAATTTGGTTAGGATGAAGAGAGTATTTGAAATAATTCGGCACATATGTAAGCCAAAAAGActtatttaaaatgataaaaatcccAACAGGAACCACTTGACAAGTATTCATAGCACTTGAGGATGTACGTAGAGATTTAAGTTATAAAGTTTTTGGGTTCTGTTAGTGATCACCTGGTCCGTTTATTCATCACTAGTCGTAAATGTTTTTGTAGAACTTGTATAAGCTTTATTATTTGTAGGTAATAATTAACTTGGACAATTTGTAAACAGAGCTCGCTGTAATTTCGTGTGCGTCTGCTGGCAGGGCAACAGCAGCGTCTGAGCAACCAAAAGAGTCTCCGGGGTCACAAAGAGGAAATCTGACAGCTTCAGGCGTGACGATAACAGACATTTAAATGCAATTCCAGGGTCACTGAACTCAGATATGCAGACAGAAACAGCAAAGAGGAGGAGACAACCTGACCGAAGCGAGAACGGGGAGAGGCGAGCAGAGCCCCGGGATATTGAAAAGAGACCCGCGGGCAGCAGAGCCCAGGGCTCCGGGGAGGACAAGGCAAGGTGGGTGCAGAAATGTTGGGACAAAAAGGAAATACTGTGACCACAAGGCAAATTTTAAGGTCTAATTGGGcttaaaaatgtaaactttgGATGATAAAAGaattaaatgtctgttttttcttttgttttaagatTTAAACTAAAATAAGAGCCAAAGGGGAACAGTCTAGTGGGGGGGGGGATTAAAAGCATACTttgacatatttttaaaaaaacaggtcAAAAAGGCTAATATATAAGAAGTTATAATTATGACTTAATTATAAATGCTAAAATTAAGATCTTTTATGAGTGGTATAAATGAGTCGTAAAAATGTGGGGAAATGAGTCACAGACATAAtgaactttaaaata
It includes:
- the wdr55 gene encoding WD repeat-containing protein 55, with amino-acid sequence MAATTEHVEVATESSETEQKEAPETTQDPETSDSEPAGSEPDPDPDEDEDEDAGEPQGPRIRDTPMDLRLEAIANTVALHPTRDVLACGDVDGDVYAFSYSCTEGENRELWSSGHHLKSCRQVRFTADGEKLYSVSRDKAVHQLDVERGQLVTRIRGAHGAPINSLLLVDENVVATGDDGGTLKVWDMRKGTAIMDLKHHEDYISDITVDQAKRILLTASGDGTMGVFNIKRRRFELLSEYQSGDLTSVALMKRGKKVVCGSSEGTIYIFNWNGFGATSDRFALKAESIDQILPITDSIMCTASTDGYIRAVNLLPNRVIGCIGQHVGEPIEELTKSWDSRFLVSCAHDQLIKFWDISSLPNTTVNEYRKRKKKNGRMKSLTKKAHGDNDFFSGLVEETEKKEGEEQEEEEDDSDSDSD